One genomic window of Polyangium aurulentum includes the following:
- a CDS encoding AAA family ATPase → MTTVRSQAELVILRKLAQDLAAARKERPTSVHLLAAIASREGQAGELLRERRLDADALLKAGRSFDEDTPDPLARAAVAARELGKRAPLGEPNALHLLLALLADRTSAAHRALVQAGVDTSRLRTATMQLSLGVVAARRSSPGAAPGKTTETEPRPTAQVRPSRPLDLDKPISPAAPPRRPQPAGVTVPLFPPPPRQAPPQAKAPTAPPPAPPLAPTNTPPVATATPVPLSLPAPSRTPEQPPARRAPQASKPAPPPPPPARAPLSPDNHPLALDRARLPTLAAIGKNLTLAAALGELDKVIGRDIEVDQALDVLAKKKQNSCLLVGPAGVGKTSVARGIAHRLAAEGERQPAFARLFVEISFSELVAGTGTRGALAERMGTILREMREYDRKIILFVDEIHELVGGGFDEATAEIKLALGRGDLLLVGATSPEEYRKSFEADPALARRFSVVEIEEPDVDAAFLLCKHVALGLADHHGLDYADEAIAAAVSWSTRYLPGRALPDKALSILDLAGARARRRASPSNPLPNVNLPEIAEVVASLADIPEERLLETDRDRMLALESLLAERVVGHAPALGRIARVLRRNAAGIRAERPLGTFLLLGPTGVGKTETAKAIAEALFHSPDAMTRLDLSEYSESHATARLIGAPPGYVGHEAGGQLTEAVRRRAYQVILLDEIEKAHRDVLEAFLQVFDEGRMTDGRGRRVDFTNTVIVMTSNLGASEAGALKNERSVGFSRAAQTTVSPDKLADTMIAAARSALPPELYNRIDEVLVFGPLARAEVREVARRLLAGLGGALEGKGIRLDVEPAVLDLLLAEGGFDEGLGARPMKRAIMRLIEAPLAEMILRGELGDGSVALLSAPRGQLEIDAVPDRERSATGT, encoded by the coding sequence ATGACGACTGTCCGCTCGCAGGCCGAGCTCGTGATTTTGCGCAAGCTCGCGCAGGACCTGGCTGCTGCTCGTAAAGAGCGTCCGACCAGCGTCCATCTCCTTGCGGCCATCGCTTCGCGCGAAGGTCAGGCCGGCGAGCTCCTTCGCGAGCGGCGCCTCGATGCGGATGCCCTCCTCAAGGCCGGCCGCTCCTTCGACGAGGATACCCCCGACCCGCTCGCGCGCGCCGCCGTCGCCGCACGTGAGCTCGGCAAGCGCGCTCCCCTCGGCGAGCCCAATGCCCTCCACCTGCTCCTCGCCCTCCTCGCCGATCGCACCTCCGCCGCACACCGCGCCCTCGTCCAGGCCGGCGTCGATACGAGCCGCCTGCGCACGGCCACCATGCAGCTCTCCCTCGGCGTCGTCGCCGCCCGCCGCAGCAGCCCCGGCGCAGCCCCCGGCAAGACCACCGAGACCGAGCCGCGCCCCACGGCACAGGTTCGTCCGAGCCGACCCCTCGACCTCGACAAACCCATTTCCCCCGCGGCCCCGCCGCGCCGCCCCCAGCCGGCCGGCGTCACCGTGCCCCTCTTCCCGCCGCCCCCGCGGCAGGCTCCCCCGCAGGCCAAGGCGCCCACCGCGCCCCCGCCCGCGCCCCCGCTCGCTCCGACAAACACGCCCCCGGTCGCCACCGCGACCCCCGTGCCGCTGTCGTTGCCCGCGCCCTCGCGCACCCCGGAGCAGCCCCCGGCTCGCCGCGCGCCCCAGGCGTCGAAGCCCGCGCCGCCCCCGCCGCCCCCCGCGCGCGCACCGCTGAGCCCGGACAACCACCCGCTCGCCCTCGATCGCGCGCGGCTGCCCACCCTCGCGGCCATTGGGAAAAACCTCACGCTCGCCGCGGCGCTCGGCGAGCTCGACAAGGTCATCGGGCGCGACATCGAGGTCGATCAGGCCCTCGATGTCCTCGCCAAGAAAAAGCAGAATAGCTGCCTCCTCGTCGGCCCGGCCGGCGTCGGCAAGACCTCCGTCGCGCGCGGCATCGCCCATCGCCTCGCCGCCGAAGGAGAGCGCCAGCCCGCATTCGCGCGCCTCTTCGTCGAGATCTCCTTCTCCGAGCTCGTCGCAGGCACCGGCACCCGCGGCGCCCTCGCCGAGCGCATGGGCACGATCCTGCGCGAGATGCGCGAATACGATCGCAAGATCATCCTCTTCGTCGACGAGATCCACGAGCTCGTCGGCGGCGGCTTCGACGAGGCCACGGCCGAGATCAAGCTCGCCCTCGGGCGCGGCGATCTGCTCCTCGTCGGCGCGACCTCGCCCGAGGAGTACAGAAAGAGCTTCGAGGCCGATCCCGCCCTCGCCCGGCGCTTCTCCGTGGTCGAGATCGAGGAGCCCGACGTCGACGCCGCATTCCTCCTCTGCAAGCACGTCGCCCTCGGCCTCGCCGATCACCACGGGCTCGATTACGCCGACGAGGCAATCGCCGCCGCCGTCTCCTGGTCCACCCGCTATCTGCCCGGCCGCGCGCTGCCCGACAAGGCCCTCTCCATCCTCGACCTCGCCGGCGCCCGCGCCCGCCGCCGCGCCTCGCCCTCGAACCCGCTCCCGAACGTCAATCTCCCCGAGATCGCCGAGGTCGTCGCGAGCCTCGCCGACATCCCCGAGGAGCGCCTGCTCGAGACCGATCGCGACCGCATGCTCGCCCTCGAGAGCCTCCTCGCCGAGCGCGTCGTCGGCCACGCGCCCGCGCTCGGCCGCATCGCCCGCGTCCTTCGCCGCAATGCCGCCGGCATCCGCGCCGAGAGGCCCCTCGGCACCTTCCTTTTGCTCGGCCCCACCGGCGTCGGCAAGACCGAGACCGCCAAGGCCATCGCCGAGGCCCTCTTCCATTCACCCGACGCAATGACGCGCCTCGATCTGTCCGAATACAGCGAGTCGCACGCCACGGCCCGCCTCATCGGCGCCCCGCCCGGGTACGTCGGCCACGAGGCCGGCGGGCAGCTCACCGAGGCCGTCCGCAGGCGCGCCTATCAGGTCATCCTCCTCGACGAGATCGAAAAGGCCCACCGCGACGTCCTCGAGGCCTTCCTCCAGGTCTTCGACGAGGGCCGCATGACCGACGGCCGCGGCCGCCGCGTCGATTTCACGAATACCGTCATCGTCATGACCAGTAACCTCGGCGCCTCCGAGGCCGGCGCCTTGAAGAACGAGCGCTCGGTCGGCTTCTCCCGCGCCGCACAGACGACCGTTTCACCCGACAAGCTCGCCGACACCATGATCGCCGCCGCGCGATCGGCGCTGCCTCCCGAGCTTTACAATCGCATCGACGAGGTCCTCGTCTTCGGCCCGCTCGCCCGCGCCGAGGTCCGCGAGGTCGCCCGCCGCCTGCTCGCCGGGCTCGGCGGCGCGCTCGAGGGCAAGGGCATTCGCCTCGACGTCGAGCCCGCCGTCCTCGATCTCTTGCTCGCCGAGGGCGGGTTCGACGAGGGCCTCGGCGCTCGCCCCATGAAGCGCGCCATCATGCGCCTCATCGAGGCGCCCCTCGCCGAGATGATCCTCCGCGGCGAGCTCGGCGACGGCTCGGTCGCCCTGCTCTCGGCCCCGCGCGGCCAGCTCGAAATCGACGCCGTCCCCGACCGCGAGCGATCCGCCACCGGCACCTGA
- a CDS encoding STAS/SEC14 domain-containing protein encodes MTILLRAGQHVIEVEDRNLVIYRLRGILDGDDLRAMRRAQAKWMADKDHIVGLVDVTEMEGSTSDARKESMRPDGGTQHRALAYFGSRFAVRVAVELLLRALRIVRASPYPMRFCEDEASARAWLEEQRPELLRRVRGASLGGATLLGSLPDAEEAEARERAAAIDQR; translated from the coding sequence ATGACGATTCTTTTGCGCGCAGGGCAGCACGTGATCGAGGTCGAGGACCGCAACCTCGTGATCTATCGCCTTCGAGGGATCCTCGACGGCGACGACCTGCGGGCGATGCGCCGCGCGCAGGCCAAGTGGATGGCGGACAAGGACCACATCGTCGGGCTGGTCGACGTGACGGAGATGGAGGGCTCGACCTCGGACGCGCGCAAGGAGTCGATGCGCCCCGACGGCGGAACCCAGCACCGGGCCCTCGCCTATTTCGGCTCGCGATTCGCGGTGCGGGTGGCGGTGGAGCTTCTGTTGCGCGCGCTGCGGATCGTGCGCGCGTCGCCATATCCGATGCGATTTTGCGAGGACGAGGCGAGCGCGCGCGCCTGGCTCGAAGAGCAGCGGCCCGAGCTGTTGCGCCGCGTGCGGGGCGCCAGTCTAGGAGGCGCGACGCTCCTCGGGTCGCTCCCCGACGCCGAAGAAGCCGAGGCCCGCGAGCGTGCGGCGGCAATCGACCAGCGTTAG
- a CDS encoding Rieske 2Fe-2S domain-containing protein, with protein sequence MATPSVLHVIEESSAIDRLAEPIHRPVRALLGKSPALRTALDGTWLSHPLHAVLTDIPVGAWTTGFLLDLAEVKGISTKFRKSADIVHTIGLVGAGAAAIAGLADWSYLNDKPRRVGFVHAAINTAVACLMGASLYLRARKRRGPAIALSTIGVGAMVASAWLGGELSYRYGVGVNHNAFEGPGPETWVGVLDELDLLEGEMRRVEAEGMAVLIARKDGKLLAIGDTCTHMGCSLSEGRIAGDRVQCRCHGSQFRLSDGKVMVGPATSSVPQFEARVRDGRIEIRRGPMNGVVYTHATEDHTRHLPVMRH encoded by the coding sequence ATGGCAACTCCGTCGGTATTGCACGTGATCGAGGAGAGCTCGGCGATCGATCGGCTTGCGGAGCCGATACATCGGCCCGTGCGAGCCCTCCTCGGAAAGAGCCCCGCGCTGCGGACGGCGCTCGATGGCACCTGGCTGAGTCATCCGCTGCACGCGGTGCTGACGGACATCCCGGTGGGCGCGTGGACCACGGGGTTTCTCCTCGACCTCGCCGAGGTCAAGGGAATCAGCACGAAGTTCCGCAAGAGCGCGGACATCGTGCACACGATCGGCCTCGTCGGCGCGGGCGCCGCGGCGATCGCGGGCCTCGCGGACTGGAGCTACCTGAACGACAAACCGCGGCGCGTGGGCTTCGTGCACGCGGCCATCAACACGGCCGTGGCGTGCCTCATGGGCGCGTCGCTCTACCTGCGCGCGCGCAAGCGCCGCGGTCCGGCGATCGCGCTGTCGACGATCGGCGTGGGCGCGATGGTGGCGAGCGCGTGGCTCGGCGGCGAGCTTTCGTATCGCTATGGCGTCGGCGTCAATCACAACGCCTTCGAGGGCCCGGGGCCCGAGACCTGGGTCGGCGTGCTCGACGAGCTCGATCTGCTCGAGGGTGAGATGCGCCGCGTCGAGGCCGAGGGCATGGCGGTGCTCATCGCGCGCAAGGACGGCAAGCTCCTCGCGATCGGCGACACCTGCACGCACATGGGCTGCTCGCTCAGCGAGGGCCGGATCGCGGGCGACCGCGTTCAGTGCCGCTGCCACGGCTCGCAGTTCCGGCTGAGCGACGGCAAGGTCATGGTCGGCCCTGCGACCTCGTCCGTCCCGCAGTTCGAGGCGCGGGTGCGCGACGGCCGCATCGAGATCCGCCGCGGGCCCATGAACGGCGTCGTCTACACGCACGCGACCGAGGACCACACCCGGCACCTGCCGGTCATGCGTCACTAG
- a CDS encoding STAS domain-containing protein produces the protein MSEAGDESVVVDGKRIERVLEALSLASVGAFEEAISLSGALTEDRFGALEESLLVLLRELKQTREEHDKAMSDLESSRRDLEEQLATIERQRIAIRELSVPIIDVWDDVLTLPLVGAIDSARAAEMTEKLLQRISHRGAEYVIIDLTGVDVVDTMTAAHLVRLTHAAKLLGARCVLTGLRPDVARTLVDIGVHLGGLTTLRTLKDGLRACLAMRELDRRALRKKPAGEGKEAKEGKPSKANAKPEASGKAELNGKPERKALPKAEPKGPVEDGVA, from the coding sequence ATGTCGGAAGCTGGGGACGAGTCGGTGGTCGTGGACGGCAAGCGCATCGAGCGCGTGCTCGAGGCGCTGTCGCTCGCATCGGTGGGCGCATTCGAGGAGGCGATCAGCCTGTCGGGGGCGCTCACCGAGGACCGCTTCGGCGCGCTCGAGGAGAGCTTGCTCGTGCTCCTGCGCGAGCTGAAGCAGACCCGAGAAGAGCACGACAAGGCGATGAGCGACCTCGAGTCGTCGCGCCGTGATCTCGAGGAGCAGCTCGCCACCATCGAGCGGCAGCGCATCGCGATCCGCGAGCTGAGCGTGCCGATCATCGACGTCTGGGACGACGTGCTGACGTTGCCGCTCGTGGGCGCGATCGACAGCGCGCGCGCCGCGGAGATGACGGAGAAGCTGCTCCAGCGCATCTCGCATCGCGGCGCCGAGTACGTGATCATCGATCTCACGGGCGTCGACGTGGTCGACACGATGACGGCCGCGCACCTCGTTCGTCTGACGCACGCGGCGAAGCTCCTCGGCGCGCGCTGCGTGCTCACGGGCTTGCGCCCCGACGTCGCGCGCACGCTCGTCGACATCGGCGTGCACCTCGGCGGTTTGACCACGCTGCGCACGCTCAAGGACGGCCTGCGCGCCTGCCTCGCGATGCGCGAGCTCGACCGGCGCGCGCTGCGCAAGAAGCCCGCGGGCGAAGGCAAAGAGGCCAAAGAGGGCAAGCCGTCGAAGGCGAACGCCAAGCCCGAGGCCAGCGGCAAGGCCGAGCTCAACGGCAAACCCGAGCGTAAGGCGCTTCCGAAGGCCGAGCCCAAGGGCCCGGTCGAAGACGGCGTTGCCTGA
- a CDS encoding methyltransferase domain-containing protein, translating into MNREEILRFARRLLSQGSFEGGALGYAFLTSSPAWREHGGQLVTFAGVRPGDRVLDLGCGPGVSAFGMLDRVPDIEVVGLDFSHMMLHIAEHLRRREPLGSKVSFVRADAARLPFPDRSFDAVVGHSFLYLLSEPHEVLAEVRRVLRPGRRCAFLEPSDEIFRTIVPLEIYAMAPQDPRFVLAMMLWRVYSRSYGRFDEDRFASLFKGAGLTLVDCRRTLAGLGFFGVGERPEERRAS; encoded by the coding sequence ATGAACCGCGAAGAGATCCTCCGTTTCGCCCGTCGCCTCCTCTCGCAAGGCAGCTTCGAGGGCGGCGCCCTCGGCTATGCCTTCCTCACGTCCTCCCCGGCGTGGCGCGAGCATGGCGGCCAGCTCGTCACCTTCGCCGGCGTGCGCCCCGGCGACCGCGTCCTCGACCTCGGCTGCGGCCCCGGCGTCAGCGCGTTCGGCATGCTCGACCGCGTCCCGGACATCGAGGTCGTCGGCCTCGACTTCAGCCACATGATGCTGCACATCGCCGAGCACCTGAGGCGCCGCGAGCCCCTCGGCTCCAAGGTCAGCTTCGTCCGCGCCGACGCGGCGCGCCTGCCCTTCCCCGACCGCTCCTTCGACGCGGTCGTCGGCCACAGCTTCCTCTATCTCCTCTCCGAGCCTCACGAGGTCCTCGCCGAGGTCCGCCGCGTCCTGCGCCCCGGCCGCCGCTGCGCCTTCCTCGAGCCGAGCGACGAGATCTTCCGCACCATCGTCCCGCTCGAGATCTACGCCATGGCCCCGCAGGATCCGCGGTTCGTCCTGGCGATGATGCTCTGGCGCGTGTACTCGCGCAGCTACGGGCGCTTCGACGAGGACCGATTCGCCTCGCTGTTCAAGGGGGCGGGCCTAACGCTGGTCGATTGCCGCCGCACGCTCGCGGGCCTCGGCTTCTTCGGCGTCGGGGAGCGACCCGAGGAGCGTCGCGCCTCCTAG
- a CDS encoding SPW repeat domain-containing protein, with product MTWPRWINLALGVWLVLAPPLLGHLDANAWTNDRLLGVLIALTAGLGFWVPRVRFLNAAFGAWLIIAPFVLGYIGSRAIMNDIVVGIAVAVVSFIPSRALPRRTTGTGRYY from the coding sequence ATGACGTGGCCCCGATGGATCAACCTCGCGCTGGGCGTCTGGCTCGTGCTCGCGCCGCCTCTGCTCGGCCACCTCGATGCCAATGCATGGACGAACGACCGGCTCCTGGGCGTGCTGATCGCGCTCACGGCGGGTCTCGGGTTCTGGGTGCCGAGGGTGCGTTTTCTGAACGCGGCCTTCGGCGCCTGGCTCATCATCGCGCCGTTCGTGCTCGGCTACATCGGATCGCGGGCGATCATGAACGACATCGTCGTGGGCATCGCGGTGGCCGTGGTCTCGTTCATCCCGTCGAGGGCGCTGCCGCGTCGAACGACCGGGACGGGGCGCTACTACTGA
- a CDS encoding amidase — MKPPRLSGPALVAARVAAESPGSDAALRKILRGSMGIDRLGTLPASFRAPLAMEMRPVQAREPRGRASARLPLPAPGAWPRTSASFTQAYRDGKLTPRAVAERVIDALDSLATRKPTMNVLAAKDAAATLRDAEAATARWAKGAPLGALDGVPFLVKDEFDVEGLPTRLGSRIEPETPAARDSAVVARLRRAGAVFAGKTVLTEWGMSPIGANTHFEMPHNAHDPTRAPGGSSTGSGVGVALGLAPIAAGGDGGGSIRIPASLNGVFGIKPTFGRVSRAGDIFAGSVAHAGPLAASTLDLVAFLDAVASEHDPDDSITQWAPPPPEGGFGALLGAGVKGLKIGVDDTAWRDASPEVARACEDALKALEKEGAEIIRIEMPLARHASAIGYLTIAPESVAANREAWLHRRAEISDDVRLTYAFVAGLPTVDQIDAQRLRAGLRREVAETLRRVDVIAMPTTAITAPRYNEEDARGCFSDPEAIDGLCRFNFLGNLTGLPAATAPVGTDSASLPIGLQILGDAWDEATVLAVLAHLERIGAAKVRRPKSAIDVLG, encoded by the coding sequence ATGAAACCGCCCCGTTTGTCCGGTCCTGCCCTCGTGGCCGCGCGCGTCGCCGCCGAGTCCCCCGGGAGCGACGCTGCCTTGCGCAAGATCCTGCGCGGCTCGATGGGCATCGATCGGCTCGGCACGCTCCCCGCGAGCTTCCGCGCCCCGCTGGCCATGGAGATGCGCCCCGTGCAGGCACGCGAGCCCCGCGGCCGCGCCTCCGCCCGTTTGCCCCTCCCCGCGCCCGGCGCCTGGCCGCGCACCTCGGCCTCGTTCACGCAAGCCTACCGCGACGGCAAGCTCACCCCGCGCGCCGTGGCCGAGCGCGTGATCGACGCGCTCGACAGCCTCGCGACCCGCAAGCCAACGATGAACGTGCTCGCCGCCAAGGACGCCGCCGCCACCCTGCGCGACGCCGAGGCCGCGACCGCGCGCTGGGCGAAAGGCGCGCCGCTCGGCGCGCTCGACGGCGTGCCCTTCCTCGTGAAGGACGAATTCGACGTCGAGGGCCTGCCCACGCGCCTCGGCTCCCGCATCGAGCCCGAGACGCCCGCCGCGCGCGATTCCGCGGTCGTCGCCCGCCTGCGCCGCGCGGGCGCCGTGTTCGCCGGAAAGACCGTGCTCACCGAGTGGGGCATGTCCCCCATCGGCGCCAATACCCATTTCGAGATGCCGCACAACGCCCACGACCCGACGCGCGCCCCGGGCGGCTCGTCGACGGGCTCGGGGGTCGGCGTCGCGCTTGGCCTCGCGCCCATCGCGGCAGGCGGCGACGGCGGCGGATCGATCCGCATCCCCGCCTCGCTCAACGGGGTCTTCGGCATCAAGCCCACCTTCGGCCGCGTCAGCCGCGCCGGCGACATCTTCGCGGGCTCGGTCGCGCACGCCGGGCCTCTGGCCGCGTCCACGCTCGATCTCGTGGCCTTCCTCGACGCGGTGGCCTCCGAGCACGACCCCGACGATTCGATCACGCAATGGGCGCCGCCCCCGCCCGAGGGCGGCTTCGGTGCCCTTCTCGGCGCGGGCGTGAAAGGGCTCAAGATCGGCGTCGACGACACCGCGTGGCGCGACGCGAGCCCCGAGGTCGCGCGCGCCTGCGAGGACGCATTGAAGGCGCTCGAGAAAGAGGGCGCCGAGATCATCCGCATCGAGATGCCCCTCGCCCGCCACGCGAGCGCGATCGGCTACCTGACGATCGCGCCCGAGTCCGTGGCCGCGAACCGCGAAGCGTGGCTGCACCGCCGCGCCGAGATCAGCGACGACGTGCGCCTCACCTACGCGTTCGTCGCGGGCCTGCCGACGGTCGATCAGATCGACGCCCAGCGCCTGCGCGCCGGCTTGCGCCGCGAGGTGGCGGAGACCCTCCGCCGCGTCGACGTCATCGCCATGCCCACGACCGCGATCACCGCCCCCCGCTACAACGAGGAGGACGCGCGCGGCTGCTTCTCCGATCCGGAGGCGATCGACGGGCTCTGCCGCTTCAACTTCCTCGGCAACTTGACGGGCCTGCCCGCCGCGACGGCGCCCGTGGGCACCGACAGCGCGAGCCTGCCGATTGGCCTGCAAATCCTCGGCGACGCCTGGGACGAGGCCACCGTGCTCGCGGTCCTCGCCCACCTCGAGCGCATCGGCGCGGCGAAGGTCCGCCGGCCGAAGAGCGCGATCGACGTCCTCGGATAA